The genomic interval ATTTGTCCATTAGGTGTAACAATTAATTGTGAACAAAGTACAAATCCAGTAAATACCGGAAATGTAACAGCTACTGATAATTGCACACCCTTAATTACAAATATTGTATTTCAGGATAATATCGTTACAGGAATCTGTGCCAATACCTTTACGATTCAAAGACGCTGGATGGCAACTGATAATTGTGGTAATAGTAATTTTTGCATACAACAAATTAATGTTCAAGATACCACCCGTCCAAGTTTTGTAATTCCTCAAAATATTACCATTTCATGTGCTGATGATATTGATGATCTTGCGATTACAGGGAATTATTTATCTGCAGTTGATTTATGTAGTGCAGTGACTGTTGATTATACTGATAAAATTGATTTATCTGGATGCAATGGTTCAGGTGAAATTCGGAGAAGCTGGACAGCAACAGACTTATGTGGTAATGCGAATACTCAAGTTCAAATTATCACAGTTTCTTGTCCTAAATTTGATTTGGCATTAAGGAAAACTCAGGTTTCATCGGGGAATGTAAAATATGGCGATACCATTCATTTTAAAATTACAGTGGTAAATCAAGGTTGTGAATCTGCACAAGATATATTGATTACAGATTATATGACTCCTGGATATACATTTCTGCCAGCAATTAATTTAAATTGGCTTATTCACGGTGATTTAATGCAAACCACAATTCCGGGGCCGATATTGCCAAATGATACCAGTTTTGTAATTATCAAATTAAGAATTAATCCTTTAATAAATACGGGTGCTTTGAGTTGGGTAAACATTGCTGAAATCTCAAAAGCTAAAGATATTAACGGATTAGATCCAGATGACATTGATAGCAAATATGATACGATTCCAGGAAATGACATGGGAGGAATTCCATTCTCCAGTTTCGATGATTTTTTAGATGGAAATGGATTGGATGATATTGATGCATCAGATATACAACTTCCGGTAGTACAAGATATTGCCTTAAGAAAAACAATTGCCAGTGCAGGTCCTTTTTTAACTGGAACAGATGTACCTTTTGAAATTACCGTTTTTAATCAGGGGAATGTACCGCTAGATCAAATAGTGATTGAAGATTATTTTCCAAATGGATTTTCATTTGACAATGCAGTCAATTTGGATTGGACAAAACTCAATGATTCTACTTTAAGGACTACCGTAAATTCAAGTTTATTGCCTGGTGAAAGTGCTATTATTCCATTAATTTTAAAAGTCATTCAGCCTTCTGTAAAGCATTCAAAGAGTTGGTTAAATTATGCAGAAGTAATAAGTGCAATTGGTTTTGGTGGTATACCAATAGTTGATGCCGATTCAAATTTAGGTTCTAATTCATCAAAGGAAAAATCACTCTTGCAATCTTCTGTAGACAACAATAATATTTTTGGCAATGCTAAATTGAATAATTCTGATGAAGATGATCATGATGTTGAAGGATTTAGTGTTGGAACCAAACTTGGAGATTTTGTTTGGTTGGATTTGAATGATAATGGAATACAGGATCCTCTGGAACTTGGAGTGCCAGATATTAAAATTAACTTATATAATGATGAAGGAATTTTAGTTCGTAAGGATACTACCGATGCAAATGGATTTTATGAATTTGATGAACTTGATCCAGGTCATTATTTGATTTTAGTAAGTTTAGGCAGTTTGTCAACTACCCATTATTTTGGGAAGCGAGATATAGGATTAAATGGAGCGTTGGATAGTGATGTGAGCAGTGCAGGAACCAGTGGAATCATTGATCTTCAAGGTGGCGTGGTTTACGACAGCCTGGATATTGCCCTAGTACCATTTACACAGCTTTGTGGATTAGTTTGGAATGATAAAAATGTAAATGGGATTCGGGATCCGGGAGAGGAGTTGATAAAAAATGTAGTGGTTGCATTATTTGATGCTAAAACAAAACAACAATTAAAAATCACGCTGACTGATGGAAATGGAAAATATATTTTTCCAAAATTAAAAACTGGTTCTTATTATATTAAAGTCACACCTCCAACAAATTCTAAATTTACCCTGCCCAATGTAGGTAGTGATCTGACAGATAGTGATATTGATCAATCCAATGGAATCTGCACAAGTACAAGTTTGGATTTAAAAACAGGACCTACGCCAGGGACTTTAGATGCAGGTATATATTATTGCTCTAGCATCACGGGGATAGTTTGGAATGATGTAAATTACAATCATGTTTTCAACCTTGGAGAGAAAGGTATCAATGGTTTGAATGTTCAGTTATTTAATGCACTCAATAATCAATTAGTAGCCTCCACAATTACAGGTCCAAAGCCGGGAACGCCCTCTGATGATGGGTATTATATTTTTGATTGTATAACACCCGGTAGATACTATGTTAAATTTTGGAGACCTGTAAATTACTATTTCGGACAAGCATACAAAACGAGTAATCCATTATATGATTCCGATGTTACCAAAGCTTTTGGTACGGGCACAACAGATGCTCTGAATTTAGCGCAAGGGACGATTATCGTCGGGATTAATGCTGCACTGAGCAGAAACCCGGGTGGTGGAGGATTGATTAAACAAGATGATGGTAATTTGTTAAATGATTTTGCTACTTCAGAAAATAGTGATTCTGATATCATAACAGCGGAGGATTCAGAGCATGAAAACATGTTACTTGAAGTATATCCGGTGCCTGCAAATAATGAATTATTTATTGGAATTCATCAAACAAAGTCATTTCCTTTTGCGATTCGAATTTATGATTTAAATAGCAAACAAGTTTATTTTAAACTTATACGGAATGAATCAGAATGTCAGGATTTGAAACGATTTGATTTAAGTTCTTTTAGTCCGGGACAATACCGAATTCTAGTTCAACAGGGATCTACGAAATTGAGTAAGGATTTTATGATCGTCCGATAGGGCGTGGCTGGTAAATCGTTAAGAATTTCTTATCTACATCAAATTTTGCTTCATTTCAAGAAATAGTCAGATATTTGCGGTTTAATAGAAGCCGTAAAGCATTGAATTTTAATAGTATAGCACCTCAATGATTCGACTTTTTAAGAAAAGCGTATTATTATAAGCTATATTTTGATTTTTTATTTACTTTTTATAATTTTAATAATTGTATATGAAACCATTTTTAACACTGTTAATAATTTTTATCTCTTGGGCAGTTAATGCACAGATAGTTTATACGGAAAATGACGGACCAAGAGTCGGGCACCAAACTGAAAACAAAGTACTTGAAAGTCTTGATGGAATAGATCTTAGTCAACTTAAGTTGGCGGGTGCAAATCGTTCCTGGAATATTACAGGCGAAGCCTCTGATTTTGACAAAATTGCTTATGTTGGTGTTTCTGATTTATCTTTTAAATCTAAATTTCCTGGAACGAATTTGGCTCAAATCAATTTGCCAAATGATGATAGTAGTTACACGATGCTAGAAAAGAACAGCTCTGGAATTTATTGGTTAGGTTTTAGAGATACGTCTACTACCGTAGTATTTAATTCAAAATTTACATTATTACCTTTCCCATTAAGCTTTGGGAAGAATTTTCAAAATAATGTGGATGCTGATTTTGTTGCAGATACGCTGCTATTTAAAATTGAAATTCAGACAAATTCAAATGTTGATGGATGGGGAATAATCACTACAAATACAGGAAGCTTTCCAGCACTTAAAGTAAGAACAAATCAAATTACAGAGATTACTACGATTGGTATTCCGATTGGTAGTTCAACCATTGAATCTCATAATTGGTATGCATCGGGTTATTCAAATCCTGTTGCTACCTTATTATATAATGAAACGGAGTCTCCATTTGGATTATTTAATGACACCACAATTACCTATTTGCATAAAGAAGAATTAGTTGCAAATGAAAATGTTCAAAATTCAAATTTGAAATTATGGCTTTCTCCTAATCCTGCACAAAATTTATTAAATATTCAAGTAACGACAGATGTTAGTTTTAAATCTGGTGTGTATGAAATTTTTAATGCAGAGGGTAAGCGTGTACTAAATGGTGAAATTAAATCCAGCGATAATTTTCCTTTGGATGTTCAACAAATACCAAGTGGGAATTATTTTATTCAACTTATTTTGGATAAGAAAATTTTACTGTTTGATATTTTTACTAAAAATTAATAAAGGTTTTTTAAAACAGTTGTTTAGCAATTATTTTTTAGCTGTCTTTATTTTAAGAGAGCAAATTAAGTAGTCGAATCATGAAATTTAATACCAAAGTAATTCATGCTGGCATTCATCCAGATCCATCAACAGGTGCTATCATGACTCCTATTTTTCAAACATCTACCTATGTTCAGGATGGGCCAGGAAATCATAAGGGCTTTGAGTATGCCAGAACACAGAACCCAACGCGGCAAGTGTTAGAAGAAAACCTGGCAGCTCTGGAAAATGGTTATGGTGGTATTTGTTTTGGTAGTGGGTTGGCGGCTATGGATGCAGTTATTAAATTGCTTAAATCTGGTGATGATGTGTTGGCGACGAATGATTTATATGGAGGATCTTACAGATTATTAGTCCGTATTTTCAGTCAGTTTGGGATCGAGAGTCGATTCATACCAATGCAAAACATAGAATTTGTAAATTCCCAAATTAAAAGCAATACAAAATTAATCTGGATTGAAACACCGACGAATCCATTATTAAGCATTATTGATATTGCTGCAATCTGTAAAATAGCCAGGGATAAAAATATTTTGGTATGTGTTGATAATACGTTTGCATCGCCTTATTTGCAAACTCCTTTGGATTTAGGAGCAGATTTGGTTTTGCATTCTGCAACTAAATATTTAGGAGGCCATTCAGATGTTATACATGGAGCATTAGTAGCGAAATCAAAGGATCTTTATGAAAATTTAAAATTCATCCAAAACGCTTCTGGTGCAATACCAGGTCCTGTAGATTGTTTTCTCATACTAAGAGGAATCAAAACTTTGCATTTGAGAGTGGAGAGATCTTGTCAAAATGCCCGAATCATTGCTGCTTATCTTTTAACGCATCCCAAAGTTTCAAGAGTTTTATACCCGGGTTTTGAAACGCATCCTGGTCATTTAATAGCAAAATCACAAATGAAAGATTTTGGAGGAATGATCTCTTTTGATTTAAAAGATGGTCTCTTTGAATCTGCTAAAGACATCCTTTCTAAGACTCAGCTTTTTGCCTGTGCTGAATCCCTGGGAGGGGTTGAATCTTTGATTGGTCATCCGGCAAGTATGACCCATGCCTCAATTCCAAAAGAAGACAGAATGGCTAATGGATTGACAGACAGCTTAATACGATTAAGCATTGGCGTTGAAGATGTAGATGACCTCATCGCAGATTTGGATCAAGCGATTGCGTAATAATTAGCTCATATTTTTAATGTTTTAGGCCTACATTTTGCGTTCCTGTTATAGCTTTGCCGCAGATTAGCGATTCCTCTTATGAAATGGGTATTAGATTTTTTATTCAAGTCCTCAATTGGCCGAAAAGTGGTCATGAGTTTATCTGGTTTGTTCCTTATATTATTTTTAATGGTGCATCTTTTAGGGAATCTTCAATTGTTGAAAGATGACGGCGGTATGCAATTTAATTTGTATACTTATTTTATGACCCATAATCCACTTATTAAATTGGTGTCTTATCTTTTATATCTCACAATTTTAATACACACATTTCAAGGGATTTATCTGGCTTGGAAAAATAGACAAGCGAAAGGAAAAAAATATGCTGTTACGTCAAATACGAATGGAAGTTATTTTGCTAAATATATGATTCATTTAGGGGTTATAATTTTAATTTTTATACTGATTCACTTATATCAATTCTGGCTTCAAATGAAACTTGGAAATGTTCCGGTTGTTGAATATCCAGGTTATGAACATACGTTTCAAGATCTTTATACACCGGTTGTTGACGCTTTTAAGAATATTGGATTTGTTATATTTTATTGTCTTTGTATGATCGTAATGGCCATGCACTTAATCCATGGATTTCAGTCCGCTTTTCAATCTATTGGATTAAATCATAAAAAATACAATGCATTCATTCGGTTTTTAGGTTGGGCATACTCTATATTAATACCGCTTGGGTTTGCCATTCTTCCTATATATATTTATTTAACGCAAGCCTGATTCTAATTATGAGTACAATTAATTCAAAAATTCCTGCAGGCAATTTAGAACAAAAATGGAGCAACTATAAATCTAAGGTGCCATTAGTATCTCCTGCAAATAAACGCAAAATAGACATTATCGTCGTTGGGAGTGGATTAGCTGGTGCTTCAGCTGCTGCAAGCTTAGGCGAATTAGGTTATAATGTACATTGTTTCACCTTCCATGATAGTCCGAGAAGGGCTCACAGTATTGCCGCTCAAGGCGGAATTAATGCTGCAAAAAACTATATGAATGATGGTGACAGTGTGTTTAGATTGTTTTATGATACGATTAAGGGGGGCGATTATAGAGCCCGGGAGGGCAATGTTTACAGACTAGCAGAAGTAAGTGCTGCTATAATTGATCAAGCCGTTGCACAAGGTGTACCATTTGCCAGGGAGTATGGCGGACTTTTAGAAAATCGTTCTTTTGGAGGTGTGCAAGTGAGTCGGACATTTTATGCAAGAGGTCAAACCGGACAACAACTTTTAATCGGAGCATATCAGGCATTAAGCAGACAGATTGCTTTAGGAAATGTAAAAATGTATAACCGGCATGAAATGCTGGAATTAGTCTTGGTGGATGGAAAAGCCAGAGGTATCATCGCTCGAAATTTATTGACCGGGTCTTTGGAACGTTTTGGTGCACATTGTGTAGTATTAGGAACTGGAGGTTATGGAAATGTATTTTACTTATCCACCAATGCAATGGGTTGTAATACCAGTGCAATTTGGAAAGCAGTTCGAAAAGGAGCTTATATGGCGAATCCATGTTTCACTCAAATTCATCCTACCTGTATACCGGTTTCTGGCGACTATCAATCCAAATTAACCTTAATGTCGGAATCTTTGCGAAATGATGGAAGAGTCTGGGTACCTGCGAAAAAAGAAGATGCTGAAAGTATTCGTTCTGGAAAGAAAAAAGGCGATGAAATTCCAGAATCAGATCGAGATTATTTTTTGGAAAGAAGATATCCTGCTTTTGGAAATTTAGTGCCTCGGGATGTTGCATCCCGTGCTGCAAAAACAGCATGTGATAATGGTTTAGGTGTAAGTCCTACAGGCCTGGCCGTATATTTGGATTTTACAGCAGCCATTCTACGGTATGGAAAATCCAAAGCGAATGTATTAGGAAATCATAATCCAGACGAACAAACGGTTCGTAAATTGGGTGAAGAAGTGATCGAAGAAAAGTATGGCAATTTGTTTGAAATGTATGAAAAAATTACGGGTGAAAATCCTTATAAAACACCTATGAAAATTTATCCTGCAGTTCATTATACGATGGGTGGATTATGGGTAGATTATAATTTAGAGACCAATATTCCTGGTTTATTTGCTACAGGTGAAGCCAATTTTTCTGATCATGGAGCAAATCGTTTAGGTGCATCCGCATTGATGCAAGGACTAGCGGATGGTTATTTTGTGCTGCCGTATACCATCGGTAATTTTTTATCCGAAGATATTAGAACGCCAAAAATGGATACGAAAAATACTGCTTTTGATCTGGCAGAAAATGAAGTAAGGCAAAGACTAAATCAATTATTACAGATTAAAGGAAAAACTACGGTAGAAACATTTCATCGTCGTTTAGGAAAAATTATGTGGGATTATTGTGGCATGGCAAGAAATGAAAATGGTTTAAAAAATGCCAGACAATTAGTAAAAGAATTAAGAGCGGAATTTTGGAAAGATGTTTATATACCCGGTACTGCCGATGAGTTTAATCCGGAGTTGGAAAAAGCTGGAAGAGTAGCTGATTTTTTAGAATTGGGTGAACTCATGATTGTAGATGCATTAAATCGCAATGAATCTTGTGGTGGACATTTTAGAGAAGAGTTTCAAACAGGAGAAGGAGAGACCTTGCGGGATGATGAAAATTATGCATATGTCGCTGCATGGTTGTGGGCTGATTTAGATAAGGAACCAGAATTAATAAAAGAAAATTTGGAGTTTGAGAATATTAAAATTGCAAGTCGGAGTTATAAATAAAAATTTGCAATTTTATGGAAATTTAATCTTGTAGAAAAAGTAGGAAATGAATTCAGATTATGAATCGGTTTCCAGAAAAATTTGATAGATAAAATAATTTTAACAAAAGTTTCCAAATGGTAAATTTACAAAATTGCTAATTGTAAACTGTCAACTGAAAATTTGTATTTATGAATTTGCAACTTAAAATATGGAGACAAAAAAATGCTGCTGAACAAGGAGCTTTTGAATCTTATAATGTTAAGGCTAATGAGCATATGTCATTTTTAGAAATGCTGGATGTTTTAAATGAAAATCTTATTGAAACAAAGAAAGATCCGGTAGCATTTGATCATGATTGTCGGGAAGGGATTTGTGGAGCATGTAGTATGGTTATCAATGGAAGGCCACATGGGCCAAATGGAGGTACCACAACCTGCCAATTGCATATGCGATTTTTTAAAGAAGGCGATCAAATTACAATAGAACCATTTCGTGCAAGATCTTTTCCAGTTATTAAGGATTTAGTGGTGGATCGGAGTTCTTTTGATCGAATTATTCAGGCTGGAGGATTTATATCTGTAAATACAGGTCAGGCAATGGATGGAAATGCTATACCGGTGCGTAGAGAACAGGCATCCAAAGCGTTTGATGCAGCTGCTTGTATTGGCTGTGGTGCATGCGTAGCAGCTTGTCCAAATGGTTCTGCTATGTTATTTACAGCAGCAAAGGTGTCCCATTTAGGCCTTTTACCTCAAGGAATCATAGAACATCCAAAGCGTGTACAAAACATGATTAAGCAAATGGATGACGAGGGCTTTGGTTTTTGTAGCAATGTTGGCGCCTGTGAAGCTGAGTGTCCAAAGGAAATAAGTCTTGAGAATATAGCCCGATTAAATCGTGGCATGATCGCTGCTGTTTTAAGTTCTGAATAGAAATAATTTTCTGGATTGATTTATAGAATATATATTTGCAGTCCGTTTTAAAAATGCCTCCTTAGCTCAGTTGGTTAGAGCGTCGGACTGTTAATCCGCAGGTCCTTGGTTCGAGCCCAAGAGGAGGCGCCAAAAGCCCAAAGGGATTTTCCTTTTGGGCTTTGTTTTGTATATAATATATTGAATATGAGTATTTTAACTATTGGGACCATGGCTTTTGATAGCATCGAAACACCCTTTGGAAAGGCTCCAAATGTAATTGGTGGCGCCTGTACATACATAAGTTGGTCTGCATCTTATTTATATAATCAGATAAATCTTGTTTCCATAATAGGCGAAGATTTCCCTCAAGATGAAGTTCAGGCACTTATAAATCGCGGTGTAAATGTAGATGGATTGGTTAGAGTACCCGGAAAAAAATCTTTTTATTGGGCAGGCAGATACCATTCTGATATGAATGGCAGAGACACTTTGGTTACCGATTTGAATGTATTGGCAGATTTTAATCCAATACTTCCAGAGTCCTACAAAACAAGCGATTATGTAATGTTAGGAAATTTGACCCCAGAAATTCAACTTTCAGTCTTAAATCAACTTACGAAGCAACCTAAGCTAATTATTTTGGATACTATGAATTTTTGGATGAATAACTCCTTAGAGACGCTATTGAAAGTTATTGCCAGAGTTGATGTTTTAACTATAAATGATGAAGAAGCCAGGCAATTATCCGGAGAACATAGTTTAGTAAGAGCTGCTGCTAAAATCCATGAAATGGGTCCGGCGTTTTTAGTTATAAAGAAAGGAGAACATGGCGCCCTTTTATTTCATAATGGCCAAATTTTCTTTGCACCAGGCTTGCCCGTTTCAGATGTAATTGATCCTACGGGTGCGGGTGATAGTTTTGCCGGTGGAATGATTGGTTATTTAGCTAGGACCGATGATGTTAGTTTTCAAAATATGAAAACAGCCATTATTTATGGATCAACCATGGCTTCTTTTTGTGTTGAAGATTTTAGTTTAGAGAATCTTCGAAACTTGACCCAAGCACAAATTCATGAAAGATTAAGACAATTTGAA from Saprospiraceae bacterium carries:
- a CDS encoding T9SS type A sorting domain-containing protein; translation: MKPFLTLLIIFISWAVNAQIVYTENDGPRVGHQTENKVLESLDGIDLSQLKLAGANRSWNITGEASDFDKIAYVGVSDLSFKSKFPGTNLAQINLPNDDSSYTMLEKNSSGIYWLGFRDTSTTVVFNSKFTLLPFPLSFGKNFQNNVDADFVADTLLFKIEIQTNSNVDGWGIITTNTGSFPALKVRTNQITEITTIGIPIGSSTIESHNWYASGYSNPVATLLYNETESPFGLFNDTTITYLHKEELVANENVQNSNLKLWLSPNPAQNLLNIQVTTDVSFKSGVYEIFNAEGKRVLNGEIKSSDNFPLDVQQIPSGNYFIQLILDKKILLFDIFTKN
- a CDS encoding fumarate reductase/succinate dehydrogenase flavoprotein subunit yields the protein MSTINSKIPAGNLEQKWSNYKSKVPLVSPANKRKIDIIVVGSGLAGASAAASLGELGYNVHCFTFHDSPRRAHSIAAQGGINAAKNYMNDGDSVFRLFYDTIKGGDYRAREGNVYRLAEVSAAIIDQAVAQGVPFAREYGGLLENRSFGGVQVSRTFYARGQTGQQLLIGAYQALSRQIALGNVKMYNRHEMLELVLVDGKARGIIARNLLTGSLERFGAHCVVLGTGGYGNVFYLSTNAMGCNTSAIWKAVRKGAYMANPCFTQIHPTCIPVSGDYQSKLTLMSESLRNDGRVWVPAKKEDAESIRSGKKKGDEIPESDRDYFLERRYPAFGNLVPRDVASRAAKTACDNGLGVSPTGLAVYLDFTAAILRYGKSKANVLGNHNPDEQTVRKLGEEVIEEKYGNLFEMYEKITGENPYKTPMKIYPAVHYTMGGLWVDYNLETNIPGLFATGEANFSDHGANRLGASALMQGLADGYFVLPYTIGNFLSEDIRTPKMDTKNTAFDLAENEVRQRLNQLLQIKGKTTVETFHRRLGKIMWDYCGMARNENGLKNARQLVKELRAEFWKDVYIPGTADEFNPELEKAGRVADFLELGELMIVDALNRNESCGGHFREEFQTGEGETLRDDENYAYVAAWLWADLDKEPELIKENLEFENIKIASRSYK
- a CDS encoding sugar kinase — encoded protein: MSILTIGTMAFDSIETPFGKAPNVIGGACTYISWSASYLYNQINLVSIIGEDFPQDEVQALINRGVNVDGLVRVPGKKSFYWAGRYHSDMNGRDTLVTDLNVLADFNPILPESYKTSDYVMLGNLTPEIQLSVLNQLTKQPKLIILDTMNFWMNNSLETLLKVIARVDVLTINDEEARQLSGEHSLVRAAAKIHEMGPAFLVIKKGEHGALLFHNGQIFFAPGLPVSDVIDPTGAGDSFAGGMIGYLARTDDVSFQNMKTAIIYGSTMASFCVEDFSLENLRNLTQAQIHERLRQFEQLSTFQVKELEIL
- a CDS encoding cystathionine gamma-synthase, translated to MKFNTKVIHAGIHPDPSTGAIMTPIFQTSTYVQDGPGNHKGFEYARTQNPTRQVLEENLAALENGYGGICFGSGLAAMDAVIKLLKSGDDVLATNDLYGGSYRLLVRIFSQFGIESRFIPMQNIEFVNSQIKSNTKLIWIETPTNPLLSIIDIAAICKIARDKNILVCVDNTFASPYLQTPLDLGADLVLHSATKYLGGHSDVIHGALVAKSKDLYENLKFIQNASGAIPGPVDCFLILRGIKTLHLRVERSCQNARIIAAYLLTHPKVSRVLYPGFETHPGHLIAKSQMKDFGGMISFDLKDGLFESAKDILSKTQLFACAESLGGVESLIGHPASMTHASIPKEDRMANGLTDSLIRLSIGVEDVDDLIADLDQAIA
- a CDS encoding succinate dehydrogenase cytochrome b subunit; translated protein: MKWVLDFLFKSSIGRKVVMSLSGLFLILFLMVHLLGNLQLLKDDGGMQFNLYTYFMTHNPLIKLVSYLLYLTILIHTFQGIYLAWKNRQAKGKKYAVTSNTNGSYFAKYMIHLGVIILIFILIHLYQFWLQMKLGNVPVVEYPGYEHTFQDLYTPVVDAFKNIGFVIFYCLCMIVMAMHLIHGFQSAFQSIGLNHKKYNAFIRFLGWAYSILIPLGFAILPIYIYLTQA
- a CDS encoding succinate dehydrogenase/fumarate reductase iron-sulfur subunit, with product MNLQLKIWRQKNAAEQGAFESYNVKANEHMSFLEMLDVLNENLIETKKDPVAFDHDCREGICGACSMVINGRPHGPNGGTTTCQLHMRFFKEGDQITIEPFRARSFPVIKDLVVDRSSFDRIIQAGGFISVNTGQAMDGNAIPVRREQASKAFDAAACIGCGACVAACPNGSAMLFTAAKVSHLGLLPQGIIEHPKRVQNMIKQMDDEGFGFCSNVGACEAECPKEISLENIARLNRGMIAAVLSSE